GCACATCGTTGACAATGCCGCGCAACTGCTGCGCCGCTTGTTTGACTTTGTTAGCCGCCAGCAGGGTCGCGCTCTGACCATCGCTGGCCGCATCCTGGCTGATGATGTCGGCGTAGCCGATGATCACCGAAAGCGGCGTCCGCAGCTCATGACCCATGTTCGCCAGGAAAATGGTTTTGGCGCGGGTAGCCTTTTCGGCCGCCTCTTTGGCCTGCTGCAATTCTATCTGCTCAAGTTTTTTGGCGGAGATGTCGCGGGCAATGCCTAAAATGGCGATGGGTTTGCCGTCGTGCAGCATGAAATGTGCGTTTAACTCCAGAACGATAGGCCGCCCATCTTTGGTCTGAAAAACGAATTCGTAATGGTTGATGCCCCCCTGACCCAACTGCTTCTCCAGGATGTCTTCGTCCACGCCATGGGTGAAGGCCACAAAATGCTTGCCCAACACCTCAGATGGCGCATAGCCGATGGCTGTTTCGATGATCCGGTTTACATAAAGAACTGTACCATCGCGGTTGAGGATATACACAATGTCGCTGGCATACTCAAACAGGTTCTCAAACAACTCTTTTTGTTGGCGCAGATTAACGGCCGTTAGCGTCTGTTGGTCCGCTTCAGGCTGCCGATGGGCGGGTTGGGTAGGCGAGAAGGGTACGGCCGTTTCTATTGGACGAGAGGGTCGAATCACCACGCGCCATAGAAGATAACCTGAACCTATCCCGGCCAGAACAGCTAAAACGGCGCTCTGCCAGGTGAACAAAGCGCCATTTACCAGGGCGTTTAACAGCAGCAGCCCCAGCAAAAACAAAACAACTACCAGGCAGACGCTCAGGAAATTTAGTTGACGCATGATAGGTAATCATCTTAGCATAGTTGCCAGGGGCTGTCACTCTGTCAATGATGCCTATTTTGCGGCGGCCAGGATGTCTGTGGTGAAGGCGTTTTGCACGGAAACGGCCGTTAACGCCTCAAACTCCAGCAGCATATCCGCCAGCGCCTGCCACTGTTCGGCCGTCTGCCAACCCAACCCAAATTTGTCTGTAATGGCGCTGTGCGCGTCGGCCAGCTCTGTGTCTAGCATGAAGCGCATATGGGCGGCGTCCGTCTCTGGTCCGGCGTAGCGCAGCACAATTGCCACCGCCTCCTCCCGATTGGCCTCCGCATAAGCAATGCCTTTCATCGCCGCCCGTAAAAAGCGGGTCAACATCTCTGGATTCTCCTGCAATATCTGCTCGCTGGTCACATAAGCCAGCCCCAGCGTCGGCACGCCAAAGTCACCTGCGTCCCACAACGTCAGGTCATAGCCCCAACTGCGGATCAGATACGGCTCGTTCGATTTGAACACCGGATACACATCCACCTGCCCCTCCGTCAGGACACGCGGGTCGAAGCCGACATTGACCAGGGAGACCTGCGCCGGATCCGCCCTGGCCGCCTGGAGTAGGGCGAATAGGTCGGGCGGCGGTGTGCCTTTGTAGCCGACGATACGCCCCTGCCAATCGTGGGGCGTGGTCAGGCCGGAATTGGCCAGGGCGGCGAATGCCTGCTGCCCGCGCTGCCCAATCAGAGCGATGGAGACCAGCGGTAGGCCGGGATCGGCACGGCGTTGCAGCAAAACGGCCGCGTCCTGCGTCGTCACCTGCACTTCTCCGGCGGTGAGAAGCTGCAAATGCTGCCCCCCGCCGCCCGCGTGTTCGATCTTGACCGTCAACCCCTCCTCGGCGAAGAAGCCCTTTTCCTGGGCCACGTAGACGCCGACGAAGGGCAGATTAGCCTGGGGGCGGAAGCCGGCCATGAAGGTCATCGTCTCTAGCGTGTCGGCCGAATTTGGCCGGCAACCAATCAGCGCCAACAGAGACGCCATCAGCAAAACCAGTTGTCTTGTGTGTCGCATACATTCTCCACTTGATGAGTGATTTTTATTACAAAGAAACAAAGAGACAAAGAAGAGCCTTTCCCCCTTTGTCCCTTTGTATAAATTCTTCCGTTCTTAAAAATGATTGGCCGATTGCCAGAACACCACGCGCCGCTCCAGCCACACAATCAGCCCATAGAGGCTCACCCCGGCGATGGAGAGGATGAAGATGGCGGCGAACATGTAGGGCAGGTTGAGATTGGTATAGGCCAGCCACATCGTCCGCCCCAGTCCACCGGACGCCCCGGTCCACTCGGCGACGACGGCCGCTATCAGCGAGAGCGGCGCGGCGATGCGCAGGGCGGTGAACAGGTAGGGCAGGGCGGACGGGGCGCGGACATGGCGGAAAATTTGTCCCCGGCTGCTGTGCCAGGTTTGGAACAGGTCGAGCATGGCCGGGTCGGCCCGCTGCAACCCGGCCAGGACGTTGACCAGCACCGGGAAGAAGGTGAGCAGGGCGGTGATGATCACCTTGGGGGCCATGCCAAAGCCGAGCCAGATGGTGAGCAGCGGGGCGATGGCGACCAGTGGGGTGGATTTGGCCAGGATGGCCAGGGTCATCACGCCGCGCTCCAGCCGGGGCCACAGGCTGAGCAGCACGGCCAGCCCACCGCCCGCCACTGTGCCTAAAATCAGGCCGAGGAGCGCTTCGCTGAGAGTAACGGCCGTTGCCTCCCCATACAGCCACCCATTCTGCCACAACGTCTGCACCACCCGGCTTGGCGCGGGCAAAATGTAAACGGGGATGTCGCGCAGATGAACGGCCGTTTCCCACAGCAGCAGCGCCCCACCCACAATCAATACAGCCAGCCAGTTACTTCCGCGAGTATTGCTCATATAGTTGGGAGTTGGGAGTTGGGAGTTGATAGTGTTCAGTGTTCAGTCGGCGTTGCCTCTGGCAAATGTGTACTGAAAACTGAAAACTGAAAACTGAAAACTGAATACAGCCACTAGCCACCAGCCACCGCCCTCCGAATTTCCGCCACCGCCGCTAAAAATTCCGGCGCGGCGTCGCTGCGGGGGCGGGGGAGGGGGATTGTGATGTCGGCCAGGAAGGTCGCCGGGCGCGGCGACATCACCAAGACGCGGTCGGCCAGGCGCACCGCCTCATAGATATGGTGCGTCACCCAGACCACCGTCGGTCGCTGCCGCCGCCACAGGCCGAGCAGTTCGCCCGTCAGCCGTTCGCGGGTCAGTTCGTCCAGGGCGGCGAATGGCTCATCCATCAGCCAGACGGCCGCTCCCTGGGCCAATACCCGTGCCAGGGCCAATCGCTGCTGCATCCCGCCGGAGAGGGTGAAGGGATAAGCCCCGGCGAAGTCGCCAATGCCTACCAGGTCCAGCAGTTCGTCCGGCGTCTGGCCGTTGGCCTGGTTGATCTGCTGTACCAGGGCGACGTTGTCGCGGCAGGTGTACCAGGGCAGCAGCGCCGGGTTTTGGGCCATCCAAGCGATACGTTTTTGGGCAACGGCCGTTGCCGGGCTGCCGCCAGCCACAGTTATGCTACCGGCCGTCGGTTCCAATAAATGGGCCAATAGACGCAGCAAGGTAGATTTGCCACAGCCGCTGGGTCCCACCACAGCCACAAATTCGCCAGAAGCGATGGTCAGGTTGATGGCGTGCAGCACCGGCAGCGCTTTGCTGCCAGCCACAAATTGGTGGGACAGATCGTGGAGGGTGATGTTCATGGCTGCGGGCGGCTGAGGCGTCCCTGCTGGCTGATATTCATAACAGTGGATTATAGCTTGCAACCGGTATCTCGTACACGTATTAGGCAAGCGCTTGAAGCGATTTCCACAGGCATGTTATGATATGCGCATTGTATCAACAGGTGCAACGAACGCTTTGGAAACAGTCAATCATGAATTCACCGATTGAACTCCGCCTTTTACTCTCTGCGCCGGAAATGGACGCCGAGAAGCGCGATAACCTGGCCCGTCAACTGGCACGCGACCTGAATGATTGGGGCCTAGACAGTGTAAAACCCATCGCCTATGCAGGACCGCTGCCAGAGGGCGCTAAGGGCAATTCGGCTATGTTGCAGGCGTTGGGATTAACGGCCGTGCCGTCGCGTCTGCCATCCCTGGTTAACTTTTTGCACGCCTGGGCGCTGCGCGGGCAAGACCTGCAGCTGACCATCAAAACCCCCGGTGGCCTGGAAGTGACTTTTACGCCCGACAAAAGATTGTCGCCAGATGAACTAGTCGCGTTGGTGCAAAAATTGCAATCTGGCGATGAAACCACCAATGCCGCGCTGCCACCAACGATGCCATATGATTATGACAGGGTGAAATTGCGGCATCTGGTGGCCGCCTATTTTGATGAAAGCGAATTGCAAACGCTCTGTTTTGACTTACGCCTGGATTATGAAGAACTGCCGGGCAAAAACAAATCGGACAAAGTGGTCCAACTGCTGCTGCGCCTGGAGCGACGCGACCAGATTCCGACCCTCTTACAACACATTCAGGCGCAGCGACCCACTGCTCCCTGGCATGAGGTTGCCGCCGATTAGGCGCTAACAGCGCCACTAGCGACAATTCATTGTCATTCTGACGAGTCTTCGAGGAAGAATCCCCTTACGGCTGACGCAAGGGATTCTTCACTCCGCAGACTCCGCTCAGAATGACGCCTTGTTTTGCCAGCGTTGTCTGGCAAAAGATGCAGCTTCTTTTTGGGCATAGACGATGGCAAAACGATTGGCTTTACTGGTGGGAAATACAGAGTTTGAAGACGTGGAGTACTTTCCTCATTTGTCTACGCCGGCCAATGATGTGCGCGATTTAGCCGATTTGCTGGCAGCACGAGGCGAATTTAAGATCGTTGAACAGCTTGTGGACAGAGACGCCGATGCTTTGCGGCAAGGGATTGAAGATTTCTACCGCAGCGCGCAGCGCGGCGACCTGACGCTCTTTTATTATTCAGGTCACGGGTTCAGAAATGAAGATGGGGCGTTGTGCCTGGTGGCGCGCAATACGCGGGTGAACCAGCCGCTGTCTACCAGCTTGCAAGAGTCATTTCTTAGCGATGTCATGCGCTTTAGCCGTTCGCAGCATCGTGTTGTCATTTTGGACTGCTGCTTTAGCGGCGCTTTTCCGGCAGACGCCAAAGCCGGCCCTGAGGCGTTGGTGTTCGACAAGTTACAGGGGCAGACAACGGCCGTTCTTTCATCTTCCAGTCGGGTGCAGTTTTCGTTTACCGAAACGGGGCCAAATTCTTTATTCACCAAATACCTCATTGAAGGCATTCAAACGGAACGCGCCGACCGGAACCGGGACCGCCAGATCACCATTGATGAATTGTTCGCCTACGCTGAGGCGCGGGTGCGGGCGCTGCGCCCGGAACAAACGCCCACACTAAAGCTGCACGAGCAGATGGACCGGGTCGTCATCGCCAAAACCAGTCCGCTGCCGCAAGATTGGGAAGCAGCCTGGACGCCGCTGGTGGGTCTGATGGCCCAGGCGTTGGCCGCTGAGCGGCTTTTGTCTCGTGAGGAACTGGCGCAGCTGGCGGCGCAGCAGCAGAATCCAGCCTGGCGGTTGACGGAAGAGGAAAAGAGGTTGATTTTGTTGTCGTCCCTGGCGGTTGGGCAGGGGGTTCCCGGCTGGTTGCATCTGGACCAGGCAGAGGGACTGGCGCTGCTGCGCGCCGCGCACCAGAATAATGTGGCCGATGAAGCCTTGCATCTGGCAATCATTGCCCAACTGGCGCTGTGGGAAGATGAGCCGACTTGGGCGGGCTTGTTGGCGGAAGCGGCGATAAATGGGGCAGGCAGAACGGCCGTTCACCGTCTCGCCACGTTTGCCTACCATTCACAAAAGGAACGGCCGTTGCCTTTGCGTTTCGCTGTGCCAATTCAAACACAGATAGCCCGCCTGCGCCGACAGGCGTACCAGCCCTATATTGACCAACTCAGCGCTGCCGCCGGTCGTCTGGCGCTGGCGTGCAGCCTGATCACGGTAGCGCTTTTGGCGCTGAGTGTGGCCCAGGATTCAGACGCGACGACAGGGGTGCGCATTCGAGATGCCGCGCTGCTGCTGTTGATACTGGTGACGCTCTGCTTTGTGTCTGTCCGATACTGGGCTGCTCTGTTGGCGACGGCCCAGGTCGCTTTGGCAGATGGGCATTGGCTGGCACGCACGGCCGTTTCCATTGTGTTAGGCTCTCTGGGGGTGTTTGTTTTGCTGCCTCTAACGGTCACGATGGACAGCCGTAGTTGGCTGGCTGCCTTACTCACCGGCGTCATCAACGCTGTGGGATTCGCCTGGTCTGGCGTACCC
Above is a genomic segment from Candidatus Leptovillus gracilis containing:
- a CDS encoding PAS domain S-box protein, coding for MRQLNFLSVCLVVVLFLLGLLLLNALVNGALFTWQSAVLAVLAGIGSGYLLWRVVIRPSRPIETAVPFSPTQPAHRQPEADQQTLTAVNLRQQKELFENLFEYASDIVYILNRDGTVLYVNRIIETAIGYAPSEVLGKHFVAFTHGVDEDILEKQLGQGGINHYEFVFQTKDGRPIVLELNAHFMLHDGKPIAILGIARDISAKKLEQIELQQAKEAAEKATRAKTIFLANMGHELRTPLSVIIGYADIISQDAASDGQSATLLAANKVKQAAQQLRGIVNDVLEITEIETGRLTFLLETFDIAETVNRAVKNCQTAVDAHNNDLLILLPPDVGSMFADQDKVRRALENLLSNAAKFTQNGFITLSVTREQTDGQEWVLFQVADTGIGIAPDQYEKVFRAFDQVDQSFTRGYDGVGLGLAINQHLCTSMGGRIDLVSAPGKGSTFTMRLPVRVTAVDAMFVRKK
- a CDS encoding caspase family protein; amino-acid sequence: MAKRLALLVGNTEFEDVEYFPHLSTPANDVRDLADLLAARGEFKIVEQLVDRDADALRQGIEDFYRSAQRGDLTLFYYSGHGFRNEDGALCLVARNTRVNQPLSTSLQESFLSDVMRFSRSQHRVVILDCCFSGAFPADAKAGPEALVFDKLQGQTTAVLSSSSRVQFSFTETGPNSLFTKYLIEGIQTERADRNRDRQITIDELFAYAEARVRALRPEQTPTLKLHEQMDRVVIAKTSPLPQDWEAAWTPLVGLMAQALAAERLLSREELAQLAAQQQNPAWRLTEEEKRLILLSSLAVGQGVPGWLHLDQAEGLALLRAAHQNNVADEALHLAIIAQLALWEDEPTWAGLLAEAAINGAGRTAVHRLATFAYHSQKERPLPLRFAVPIQTQIARLRRQAYQPYIDQLSAAAGRLALACSLITVALLALSVAQDSDATTGVRIRDAALLLLILVTLCFVSVRYWAALLATAQVALADGHWLARTAVSIVLGSLGVFVLLPLTVTMDSRSWLAALLTGVINAVGFAWSGVPVSHRPDRLARWLPLVVGAATFVSYGAVLWWLSGLQAQGPLAQFAAVAGLFVTAAFAGLFIHQAITIQTA
- a CDS encoding ABC transporter ATP-binding protein, which translates into the protein MQAIIHCYEYQPAGTPQPPAAMNITLHDLSHQFVAGSKALPVLHAINLTIASGEFVAVVGPSGCGKSTLLRLLAHLLEPTAGSITVAGGSPATAVAQKRIAWMAQNPALLPWYTCRDNVALVQQINQANGQTPDELLDLVGIGDFAGAYPFTLSGGMQQRLALARVLAQGAAVWLMDEPFAALDELTRERLTGELLGLWRRQRPTVVWVTHHIYEAVRLADRVLVMSPRPATFLADITIPLPRPRSDAAPEFLAAVAEIRRAVAGG
- a CDS encoding ABC transporter substrate-binding protein, producing the protein MRHTRQLVLLMASLLALIGCRPNSADTLETMTFMAGFRPQANLPFVGVYVAQEKGFFAEEGLTVKIEHAGGGGQHLQLLTAGEVQVTTQDAAVLLQRRADPGLPLVSIALIGQRGQQAFAALANSGLTTPHDWQGRIVGYKGTPPPDLFALLQAARADPAQVSLVNVGFDPRVLTEGQVDVYPVFKSNEPYLIRSWGYDLTLWDAGDFGVPTLGLAYVTSEQILQENPEMLTRFLRAAMKGIAYAEANREEAVAIVLRYAGPETDAAHMRFMLDTELADAHSAITDKFGLGWQTAEQWQALADMLLEFEALTAVSVQNAFTTDILAAAK
- a CDS encoding ABC transporter permease, which encodes MSNTRGSNWLAVLIVGGALLLWETAVHLRDIPVYILPAPSRVVQTLWQNGWLYGEATAVTLSEALLGLILGTVAGGGLAVLLSLWPRLERGVMTLAILAKSTPLVAIAPLLTIWLGFGMAPKVIITALLTFFPVLVNVLAGLQRADPAMLDLFQTWHSSRGQIFRHVRAPSALPYLFTALRIAAPLSLIAAVVAEWTGASGGLGRTMWLAYTNLNLPYMFAAIFILSIAGVSLYGLIVWLERRVVFWQSANHF